Part of the Carnobacterium pleistocenium FTR1 genome is shown below.
TTGACAAACCTTGAGTGTCTTCTTTTGCAGATATAATTGACGTTGAATCAGCAAAATTATTTGTGTCAAAACCTTGATAACTATTGCTTTTGAGAACCGCATCAGACCCCTCAATAACATTAATACCAATATTTCCGTATTCTAGCTCTAACCCTGCTTCTTTTTGAGATATGAGAGTGTTATTTTCAAATAACGCCCCTTTACCACTACCTAATCGAATACCTTCACCATTAGACTTGATTGTATTTCTTCTTGCGGTGAGATTTAACGATGCTTGGAAAGCTTGCAAAGCTGACTTATATCCACCAGTCATTTCGATTACATTGTCCTCTAGTAAAATGTTACTAGCTTCTTCTCCGCCTGACCTACCATGTATTGTAAATGCACCATGTGGTTCTAATGATCCGGGGTTTGCTGTTTGTATAATCCTGTTTCTTAGTACTTCAATATTATCACAACTTCTATGAATCTGAGATGACGTCCTATGACCCATACCGCTGAAAGAATCTAACATCTTACTATTAGTAGTGCGGTCAAAAAAGCCAAAGTTTTGGTAGCCCGCATATTCACCTTCGCAAAATGAGTAAACGATATCATCGGCATCTATTGACGTAATTCCAAAACCATACGCATATCCAACCAAATCATCAGTGATATTTATCCATTCTGTACGAACCCTTTCAAATCTAACGTGTGCTGTGTTTTGAGCAATAATACCACCCATCCCCCAACCAGTGCGCAATAATTTTTTAGTATTTCCAGTTAATGTAAAGTCTTGAAATAATATCTCCTGAGATAATGTTTTGGTAACAATTATTGGGCTAATGTTTGTGTCTCTAAAGTAAATTTCATCAAGAGAATATCCATCACCCAATTTTAGTTTCGTTAATCCTATTCCTGCACCTTTGAATGTTGTTCCTGAATTCACGGACAGAGTTCCTTTGATTAAAAAAGTACCTGCAGGAAATTCAATTGTATTATAATT
Proteins encoded:
- a CDS encoding glycosyl hydrolase family 28-related protein, encoding MATINVMDYGAVGDGITDDTTAIRRALSAGNYNTIEFPAGTFLIKGTLSVNSGTTFKGAGIGLTKLKLGDGYSLDEIYFRDTNISPIIVTKTLSQEILFQDFTLTGNTKKLLRTGWGMGGIIAQNTAHVRFERVRTEWINITDDLVGYAYGFGITSIDADDIVYSFCEGEYAGYQNFGFFDRTTNSKMLDSFSGMGHRTSSQIHRSCDNIEVLRNRIIQTANPGSLEPHGAFTIHGRSGGEEASNILLEDNVIEMTGGYKSALQAFQASLNLTARRNTIKSNGEGIRLGSGKGALFENNTLISQKEAGLELEYGNIGINVIEGSDAVLKSNSYQGFDTNNFADSTSIISAKEDTQGLSNDLYFCKIYQNINGQISEVKSVVNVDGEKRIVRPIIKY